The sequence atataatgaaaaatgtgtttattccataataattgataaatttactCTTAACATTTACAGAATATTTCTTAagtatttcattataatatataattaaactcGTCACATATATGTGGATCACATACTATTTCTGCGATGTGAGGAGGAAATTCACTTCTCATCGCAGCAAATAAAATCACTATAGTATTGACGTTGTGGCAATGCTGCGTATAATATTCATAGAATATTTGTGTTCTTCAATTCCTACTTACCGTTAAGATCATTGCTATAGAAAGTTCGTGTGGCCAATCctaaattttacaaatcttatatcaaacttttttttatatctttcctaaaaatataactatttATTACCAAACTTGAAAAAAGTTTCTAGACAATATTCAAttgtataaagtaaataattttttctttaatttattaagaGCGCtgagataatatttcattaatatattaattaattttattcgaataatttttattaaataaattacttacCAGTTGTTACAGTTCTGAGCTTTGAATGATGCTCTTATAGAGCATTATATagtatttagatatattatattcataatatatctaaatacttctatatgataattacaatataaaattttgctATAGTGTAAAGTTCTGAGCGCAACACACAATTATAGAATTTAATGTGTGAAATTTTGTTGTATTCAAGACCATGATAAAGAATCCAGTCATGATTTCacagtaattattaaaaatattaaatcatataaaaacgtatattttttattcattttcaataagtcatatttgtaataattttgtacttatatatgtgAATAGCTACAcaagaataaaagatttattaggACGAatcaaaaaaacaaacatcaaaaaagttaaagaaaaattttgcacAAATTAAGAAgttacaagatatatatagattttcatagattatatatttgttacatttaatttattaaaaaaaaatatatttaatttacattacATACATTTCTCTTATAcagttttctatatatatatatatatatatatatatatatatatacatatacatatacatctgTAATTCTGTAAAAacatttaatctttttaatcaaaattattgaaatgttcaaataaaaacaaaatcttatgataaattttttattcgacagTATAGAAAAATGCTTTATTCTTTATGtttctaatcttttcttttcttctgcttttcttaaattatttaaaacaaaagcTTCATAAGTTGCAAAATCTTCAtctgacattttcttttctacattAGGTACATTTTGAGACTTATAAAAAGTTTCTCTtggaaaatttgatatttgttctttctccCATAGTCCTTCAAGTGTAAGTGGATTCCTTGCAAAACCAAATTCTATTCGTACTGCTCTTTgctaataatatattgattatatgaattaatttaatataatatttcttagcAGTCAATTAATGTTAAATACGTTATACTTACTGCAGattccttatttttatattcaaccATAGCTCTGCCATTTTTTACACTTGATAAAACAAGTGCAACAATGTCACCAtgctaaataaatataattttatatattacataaaatatgaattagaAGTTTTCTTATGTGTCTTTTTATAATCcaagtaaaaaagtaataaatatacctTATACAAAATACGATATAATGTGTCATAATTGTATCCTCCATTTTGTGAATCATCACCAGCTGCtttccatttaatttttattctgtaATTTGCATTTGTATCAGTCTGTTTCTGAGGCAAATTATGTAGTTcccaaatttc comes from Vespula vulgaris chromosome 15, iyVesVulg1.1, whole genome shotgun sequence and encodes:
- the LOC127069558 gene encoding dnaJ homolog subfamily C member 17; the protein is MDVYEKSLNILDCAPTATIEEVKKAYRKKALLCHPDKHPNNPHATELFHEISKALEILTDLSARDAYEKVLTARYQSKLRTKELSAKRKKFKEDLEAREEAYKNISNNKRSLTEEEKLLAEIDRLQKEGSKLLEEEITRMRKEIWELHNLPQKQTDTNANYRIKIKWKAAGDDSQNGGYNYDTLYRILYKHGDIVALVLSSVKNGRAMVEYKNKESAQRAVRIEFGFARNPLTLEGLWEKEQISNFPRETFYKSQNVPNVEKKMSDEDFATYEAFVLNNLRKAEEKKRLET